From Cellulosimicrobium sp. ES-005, one genomic window encodes:
- a CDS encoding polysaccharide pyruvyl transferase family protein: MTVVGFCSILAQEDNLGDVVIRQEMLHVLRECCDEVVVFAGGAGRSYRASYDLDGTTVVTRPSRFQARLLRAVVGRERPLLVFAPGPARLDGRPRALLKSLVNLANVVLVRLGRGEALTLGRAVRGDSRAGRFVESASVRLQSLYVARDEVTRGILGPRVRVGPDLALARDDGPSSPGGAKDAMVLSFRGDRPVDDALVRDALEAARRTGTRPVLVTQVRRDGAQHARLAQVHGIDHVAWAGDHREQLARVTRAMLSARVVVSDRLHALLLGARNGAVVVPVSTPTSDKLSTTLAVLPTREPPGDVGALLAPLGDPVAVDRRAARAAVEEVRALVVARAEGLKGGS; encoded by the coding sequence ATGACCGTCGTGGGCTTCTGCTCGATCCTGGCCCAGGAGGACAACCTGGGGGACGTCGTCATCCGGCAGGAGATGCTGCACGTCCTGCGGGAGTGCTGCGACGAGGTCGTGGTGTTCGCGGGAGGGGCGGGCCGTTCCTACCGGGCCTCGTACGACCTGGACGGGACGACGGTGGTCACGCGCCCCTCGCGCTTCCAGGCGCGGCTCCTGCGGGCGGTCGTGGGCCGCGAGCGCCCGCTCCTCGTCTTCGCGCCCGGACCGGCGCGTCTGGACGGGCGTCCTCGTGCGCTCCTCAAGAGCCTCGTCAACCTCGCCAACGTCGTGCTCGTGCGCCTCGGTCGGGGGGAGGCGCTGACGCTCGGCCGTGCGGTGCGCGGCGACAGCCGGGCCGGTCGGTTCGTCGAGTCGGCCAGCGTCCGCCTGCAGTCCCTGTACGTGGCGCGCGACGAGGTGACCCGGGGGATCCTGGGGCCGCGCGTCCGGGTCGGGCCGGACCTCGCCCTCGCGCGCGACGACGGCCCGTCGTCGCCGGGCGGGGCGAAGGACGCGATGGTGCTCTCCTTCCGCGGCGACCGGCCGGTCGACGACGCGCTCGTCCGGGACGCGCTGGAGGCGGCGCGGCGCACCGGGACGCGCCCGGTGCTGGTGACCCAGGTCCGTCGCGACGGCGCGCAGCACGCCCGCCTCGCCCAGGTCCACGGGATCGACCACGTCGCGTGGGCCGGGGACCACCGGGAGCAGCTCGCCCGGGTGACCCGGGCGATGCTCTCGGCCCGGGTGGTGGTGAGCGACCGGCTCCACGCGCTGCTGCTCGGGGCGCGCAACGGGGCGGTCGTGGTGCCCGTGAGCACGCCGACGAGCGACAAGCTGTCGACGACCCTCGCCGTGCTCCCCACGAGGGAGCCACCCGGCGACGTCGGTGCGCTCCTGGCACCGCTGGGCGACCCGGTCGCGGTCGACCGCCGGGCAGCCCGGGCGGCGGTCGAGGAGGTGCGGGCGCTCGTCGTCGCGCGCGCCGAAGGTCTGAAGGGCGGCTCCTGA
- a CDS encoding lipopolysaccharide biosynthesis protein, producing the protein MIGAFAWLTTGRLVAAALQAVTFGALAVLVGPSELGVVGSVVATLTVLQAVWDLGLSTYLVRTRAEAPDDGRVRSAVVLSRLTTGPLLVSGALAGWLVLAVLDGGSLAPVLPLAVWAAAERNAETVAGIAIADGRAPLATANLVVRRAVAAVGFAALCAGGTEPVLAYGTAMATGALLSVVWLNAANRRRLPDGHRAPLSQVVREARPFWVNTVAVQARNLDVPIVALTGGATAGGLYSLASRTTVPLRLVPTSLAVALLPHATRASDTAARRRVLSHLAWLVSGVAAVYVLLAACVPVLVEALPVLHEYRPAVLSVQIMLLALPFGAVASVCTSLLQGYGDAGFVSRAAVTMSAVALVGAGFGALVAGAAGAAVAYGVALLLQAALLARRLVGHHRAAPSVRATPVSTTPRAEEARP; encoded by the coding sequence GTGATCGGCGCGTTCGCCTGGCTCACCACCGGCCGGCTCGTGGCCGCGGCGCTGCAGGCGGTGACGTTCGGAGCGCTCGCCGTGCTCGTCGGGCCGAGCGAGCTGGGCGTCGTGGGGTCGGTGGTCGCCACGCTCACGGTCCTGCAGGCGGTCTGGGACCTCGGCCTGTCGACGTACCTCGTGCGGACGCGCGCCGAGGCCCCGGACGACGGACGCGTGCGGTCGGCAGTCGTGCTCAGCCGGCTGACGACGGGGCCGCTGCTCGTCTCGGGCGCGCTCGCGGGTTGGCTCGTCCTGGCCGTCCTCGACGGTGGCAGCCTGGCGCCGGTCCTCCCGCTCGCCGTGTGGGCCGCCGCCGAGCGCAACGCCGAGACCGTCGCAGGCATCGCGATCGCCGACGGACGGGCGCCCCTCGCGACGGCCAACCTCGTGGTACGCCGCGCGGTGGCCGCGGTGGGGTTCGCCGCGCTGTGCGCCGGGGGCACCGAGCCGGTCCTCGCGTACGGGACGGCGATGGCGACGGGCGCGCTGCTGTCGGTCGTCTGGCTCAACGCGGCGAACCGCCGCCGGCTCCCGGACGGCCACCGGGCGCCGCTCTCCCAGGTGGTCCGCGAGGCGCGGCCTTTCTGGGTGAACACCGTCGCGGTGCAGGCACGGAACCTGGACGTCCCGATCGTCGCCCTGACCGGCGGCGCGACGGCCGGGGGCCTGTACTCGCTGGCGAGCCGGACGACCGTCCCGCTGCGGCTCGTCCCCACCTCGCTCGCCGTCGCCCTGCTCCCGCACGCGACGCGAGCCTCCGACACCGCTGCGCGCAGGCGCGTGCTGTCGCACCTCGCCTGGCTCGTGTCCGGCGTGGCCGCCGTCTACGTGCTGCTCGCAGCGTGCGTCCCGGTGCTCGTCGAGGCGCTGCCCGTGCTGCACGAGTACCGCCCCGCCGTCCTCTCGGTGCAGATCATGCTCCTCGCGCTGCCGTTCGGCGCGGTCGCCTCGGTCTGCACGTCGCTCCTCCAGGGGTATGGCGACGCCGGGTTCGTCTCGCGCGCCGCGGTGACGATGTCGGCGGTCGCGCTCGTCGGGGCCGGGTTCGGGGCGCTGGTCGCGGGCGCGGCCGGGGCGGCGGTGGCCTACGGGGTGGCGCTCCTCCTTCAGGCGGCCCTGCTGGCCCGGAGGCTGGTCGGGCACCACCGCGCGGCACCGAGCGTGCGCGCGACGCCGGTGAGCACCACCCCGCGGGCCGAGGAGGCGCGGCCATGA
- a CDS encoding acetyltransferase: MLTTDRNDHDVPVVPLRRAPGERQAWDRPAAVVYLWGVVELLLVTNPWQVSSRLRVAALRAFGARIGEGVIIRPRTRVRFPWKLRVGDGSWIGEGVWFHNQDLVDVGRDVVVSQETFVTTGSHRHRTDMGLVTAPVRIRDGSWVTARCVVLGGTDIGRSALVAPASVVRGQVPDGRVWEGRALTERRRF; the protein is encoded by the coding sequence GTGTTGACGACCGACCGGAACGACCACGACGTGCCCGTCGTCCCGCTGCGGCGGGCGCCCGGCGAGCGGCAGGCGTGGGACCGGCCCGCCGCCGTCGTGTACTTGTGGGGCGTCGTCGAGCTCTTGCTCGTGACGAACCCCTGGCAGGTCAGCTCGCGCCTTCGCGTCGCGGCGCTGCGGGCCTTCGGCGCCCGCATCGGGGAGGGCGTGATCATCCGGCCCCGCACCCGCGTCCGCTTCCCGTGGAAGCTGCGCGTCGGCGACGGCTCGTGGATCGGCGAGGGCGTCTGGTTTCACAACCAGGACCTCGTGGACGTCGGTCGCGACGTGGTCGTCTCCCAGGAAACCTTCGTCACGACGGGCAGCCACCGGCACCGCACGGACATGGGGCTCGTCACCGCCCCCGTCCGGATCCGTGACGGCTCCTGGGTGACGGCGCGCTGCGTCGTCCTCGGCGGCACGGACATCGGCCGCTCCGCGCTCGTCGCCCCGGCCTCCGTCGTGCGCGGCCAGGTCCCGGACGGCCGTGTCTGGGAGGGCCGGGCGCTCACCGAGCGCCGCAGGTTCTGA
- a CDS encoding glycosyltransferase: MRVLVIGANYAPEPSGNAPYTSALARRLAERRHDVQVITTHPHYPEWRVRAGYGAWSSREVVDGVPVRRLRHYVPRVPTPGRRLVAETTFGLRSAAVRWPASDVVLLVSPSLFAAAAALARARLSRVVGREHRVVLWTQDLYSLGVEETGTATGAVARVVQAVERAVTRGSDAVVAIHDRFAAHLVSVLGVPPERVTTVRNWTHLPERAPVDRAAARRALGWRDDEVVVLHAGNQGAKQGLENVVEAGRLVDRRGLRVRFVLLGDGSRRRELEAAAGGVTSVQFVDPLPDGGFVAAMAAADVLLVNELAGLSQMSVPSKLTSYFDAGRPVLAATAAGSTTAEELAAAGAGLRVEPEDPGALVDAVVRLADDPAGADRLGAAGRRYRRSVLSEDAAVARFERWLSRWRAGGPGYQPPGPERDDEERVLTGPGGLAESKGETA, translated from the coding sequence ATGCGCGTGCTCGTGATCGGCGCGAACTACGCGCCCGAGCCGTCGGGCAACGCCCCGTACACGTCGGCCCTCGCGCGTCGGCTCGCCGAGCGGAGGCACGACGTCCAGGTCATCACCACCCACCCGCACTATCCCGAGTGGCGCGTGCGCGCCGGCTACGGCGCCTGGTCCTCGCGCGAGGTCGTCGACGGGGTGCCGGTCCGGCGCCTGCGGCACTACGTGCCGCGCGTGCCGACCCCCGGTCGCCGGCTGGTCGCCGAGACGACGTTCGGTCTCCGCTCGGCCGCGGTGCGCTGGCCGGCGAGCGACGTCGTCCTGCTCGTCTCGCCGTCCCTCTTCGCGGCGGCCGCCGCCCTGGCCCGCGCACGGCTCTCGCGCGTCGTAGGACGCGAGCACCGGGTCGTGCTCTGGACGCAGGACCTGTACTCCCTCGGGGTCGAGGAGACCGGGACCGCGACCGGTGCCGTCGCGCGGGTCGTCCAGGCCGTGGAGCGCGCGGTGACGCGCGGGTCCGACGCGGTCGTCGCGATCCACGACCGGTTCGCCGCGCACCTCGTAAGCGTCCTGGGCGTGCCGCCGGAGCGCGTCACGACGGTCCGCAACTGGACCCACCTGCCGGAGCGCGCGCCCGTCGACCGCGCCGCGGCACGGCGCGCGCTCGGCTGGCGCGACGACGAGGTCGTCGTGCTCCACGCGGGCAACCAGGGCGCGAAGCAGGGGCTCGAGAACGTCGTCGAGGCCGGGCGGCTGGTCGACCGGCGCGGGCTGCGGGTCCGGTTCGTGCTGCTGGGCGACGGCAGCCGGCGTCGCGAGCTCGAGGCGGCGGCGGGCGGGGTCACGTCGGTCCAGTTCGTCGACCCGCTGCCCGACGGGGGCTTCGTCGCGGCGATGGCGGCGGCCGACGTCCTCCTGGTCAACGAGCTGGCCGGGCTGTCGCAGATGTCCGTGCCGAGCAAGCTGACCTCCTACTTCGACGCCGGCCGGCCGGTGCTCGCCGCGACCGCCGCCGGGTCGACGACCGCGGAGGAGCTCGCGGCCGCCGGCGCGGGCCTGCGCGTGGAGCCGGAGGACCCGGGAGCGCTCGTCGACGCGGTCGTGCGGCTCGCGGACGACCCGGCGGGCGCGGACCGGCTCGGGGCCGCCGGGCGGCGGTACCGCCGCTCCGTCCTCTCCGAGGACGCGGCGGTGGCGCGCTTCGAGCGATGGCTGTCGCGCTGGCGTGCGGGAGGGCCGGGATACCAACCGCCCGGGCCCGAGCGGGACGACGAGGAGAGGGTGCTCACCGGTCCGGGTGGGCTCGCGGAGAGCAAGGGGGAGACGGCATGA
- a CDS encoding glycosyltransferase family 4 protein, which produces MRESAGFYLAVMPRYRRACTEIVRESYPGDLSVWVSEAHQDPSVRTDTGVGWYERVRMVRVRRPAVFLQVGHWRDAWRQGTTVVDLNPRSVTAWLLLGLRRATGRRVLVWGHVHPRAGQDARTAPVRRLMRRLAHGTISYTVADAADARAELPGSPVWVATNALYPRDAIRVSPDAGDVRDELVYVGRFVRAKKVDLLVRAFAVAHRRRPGMRLTLVGDGEQKAELERLVRGEGLDDVVTFAGWVDEVEALRAVYARAFAAVSPGFAGLSLTQAAGFGVPTLVSRDEPHSPEIELADHGAVRWFPTDSVEGLAQAALDAWDEREQVPDRELSAWVREAYSAESMARGLVDALGAGVARTQEVTVA; this is translated from the coding sequence ATGAGAGAGAGCGCAGGCTTCTACCTCGCTGTGATGCCGCGCTACCGGCGCGCGTGCACGGAGATCGTCCGGGAGAGCTATCCCGGCGACCTCTCCGTGTGGGTGAGCGAGGCGCACCAGGACCCGAGCGTGCGGACCGACACGGGCGTCGGGTGGTACGAGCGGGTGCGCATGGTCCGGGTGCGTCGCCCCGCCGTCTTCCTCCAGGTGGGGCACTGGCGCGACGCGTGGCGCCAGGGCACGACCGTCGTCGACCTGAACCCGCGCAGCGTGACCGCGTGGCTGCTGCTCGGTCTGCGGCGCGCGACGGGGCGCCGGGTGCTGGTGTGGGGCCACGTGCATCCCCGGGCGGGGCAGGACGCGCGGACCGCACCGGTTCGCCGCCTCATGCGCCGCCTCGCGCACGGCACGATCTCCTACACCGTCGCCGACGCCGCCGACGCGCGGGCCGAGCTGCCCGGCTCGCCCGTCTGGGTCGCGACGAACGCGCTCTACCCTCGCGACGCGATCCGGGTGTCCCCGGACGCGGGCGATGTCCGGGACGAGCTCGTGTACGTGGGCCGGTTCGTCCGGGCCAAGAAGGTCGACCTGCTCGTGCGGGCGTTCGCCGTCGCGCACCGTCGGCGGCCCGGGATGCGGCTCACGCTGGTCGGCGACGGCGAGCAGAAGGCCGAGCTGGAACGGCTCGTCCGCGGCGAGGGGCTGGACGACGTGGTGACGTTCGCGGGATGGGTCGACGAGGTCGAGGCGCTCCGGGCGGTGTACGCGCGCGCCTTCGCGGCCGTCTCCCCGGGCTTCGCCGGTCTGTCCCTCACCCAGGCTGCGGGGTTCGGTGTCCCGACCCTCGTGTCGCGCGACGAGCCGCACTCGCCGGAGATCGAGCTGGCCGACCACGGTGCGGTCCGGTGGTTCCCGACCGACTCGGTCGAGGGTCTCGCGCAGGCTGCGCTCGACGCGTGGGACGAGCGGGAGCAGGTCCCCGACCGCGAGCTGTCCGCGTGGGTCCGCGAGGCCTACTCCGCGGAGTCGATGGCGCGGGGCCTGGTCGACGCGCTCGGCGCGGGCGTCGCGCGGACGCAGGAGGTGACGGTCGCGTGA
- a CDS encoding DapH/DapD/GlmU-related protein: protein MTSSTTPVYGTRTQLSPLLVRPVRAVMRRLAVRQHVTYGRGLRLGRFAVVSAPHRLVLGDDVSIGPWSIVEVDGEIGDFALIGQGVQVVGRDDHAFDEVGTPVSESTWSGDRPATPRDAVRIGRDVWVGGGSVVLSGVSIGEGSIVGAGSVVTEDVPPYSIAVGSPARVVRQRFDAADAARHSRALDERARRRQR from the coding sequence GTGACGAGCAGCACGACGCCGGTGTACGGCACCCGCACCCAGCTGTCCCCGCTCCTCGTGCGGCCGGTCCGCGCCGTGATGCGCCGCCTCGCGGTGCGGCAGCACGTGACCTACGGCCGGGGCCTGAGGCTCGGCCGGTTCGCCGTGGTCAGCGCACCCCATCGGCTCGTCCTCGGGGACGACGTGTCCATCGGCCCGTGGTCGATCGTCGAGGTCGACGGCGAGATCGGCGACTTCGCGCTCATCGGCCAGGGTGTCCAGGTCGTCGGTCGTGACGATCACGCGTTCGACGAGGTGGGGACCCCGGTCTCCGAGTCGACCTGGTCCGGGGACCGGCCCGCGACGCCGCGCGACGCGGTGCGCATCGGGCGCGACGTGTGGGTCGGAGGGGGGTCGGTCGTGCTCAGCGGCGTCTCGATCGGGGAGGGCAGCATCGTGGGCGCGGGTTCCGTCGTCACCGAGGACGTCCCGCCGTACTCGATCGCCGTGGGCTCGCCCGCGCGGGTCGTGCGCCAGCGCTTCGACGCCGCGGACGCGGCCCGGCACAGCAGGGCGCTCGACGAACGAGCACGGAGGAGGCAGCGATGA
- a CDS encoding polysaccharide biosynthesis tyrosine autokinase has translation MELRDYLVLLRKRWVTIVVVGALGLALAGAYSLLTTPTYSARSQVYVSVQGSDSTTDLLQGSNFTVRQVKSYIELVTSPRVLDPVIEELGLADDAGSLAQRVRADSPLDTALINVTATDESPQLAAEIANATARSLAAVVGELETPVGGGDSPVQISTVRAASVPTSAASPNVRLNLALGLVVGLVLGVSVAVVRELLDTRVRSTSDVEDVTDAPVLGVVGYDEEAPEHPLIVQESPQAVRAEAFRRLRTNLQFLELGPAARTYLMTSALPGEGKTTTSINLAITLADAGQRVVLVDADLRRPSVARYLGVEGSVGLTTILIGKVGVEDALQPWGNANLDVIASGQIPPNPSELLGAAPMTQLLDRLRADYDVIVIDTPPLLPVTDAAILAKGVGGAIVVVGAGTVHRDQLETALSALVTVGVPPLGIVVNRVPVRGPGAGAYEYAYQEYTADEPGASAGTTRRGARGRAGGARRHARRPTPQGATAPAVPGAWARVGAEEPGRVAPSDGAADGAAPDAARGDRDAADEPAVSVGRRVRAGTFDEVVLPSERQ, from the coding sequence ATGGAGCTCAGGGACTACCTCGTCCTGCTGCGCAAGAGGTGGGTCACGATCGTGGTCGTCGGGGCGCTCGGGCTGGCGCTCGCGGGCGCGTACTCGCTCCTGACGACGCCGACGTACTCCGCCCGGTCCCAGGTGTACGTGTCCGTGCAGGGCTCCGACTCCACGACGGACCTGCTGCAGGGGTCGAACTTCACCGTGCGCCAGGTCAAGTCGTACATCGAGCTCGTGACGAGCCCGCGCGTCCTGGACCCCGTGATCGAGGAGCTCGGCCTCGCGGACGACGCCGGGTCGCTCGCGCAGCGGGTCCGCGCCGACTCGCCGCTCGACACGGCGCTCATCAACGTCACGGCGACCGACGAGTCGCCGCAGCTCGCCGCCGAGATCGCGAACGCGACGGCCCGGTCGCTCGCGGCGGTCGTGGGGGAGCTCGAGACCCCGGTCGGGGGCGGCGACTCGCCCGTGCAGATCAGCACGGTCCGCGCGGCGTCGGTGCCGACCTCCGCCGCGTCGCCGAACGTCCGGCTGAACCTGGCGCTGGGGCTCGTCGTCGGCCTCGTGCTCGGCGTCTCGGTGGCGGTCGTGCGCGAGCTCCTGGACACGCGCGTCCGGTCCACGTCGGACGTCGAGGACGTGACGGACGCCCCGGTGCTGGGCGTCGTCGGGTACGACGAGGAGGCGCCGGAGCACCCGCTCATCGTCCAGGAGTCGCCCCAGGCCGTCCGGGCGGAGGCCTTCCGCAGGCTGCGCACCAACCTGCAGTTCCTCGAGCTCGGCCCGGCCGCGCGCACGTACCTCATGACGTCGGCGCTCCCCGGCGAGGGCAAGACCACCACCAGCATCAACCTGGCCATCACGCTCGCGGACGCGGGTCAGCGCGTCGTCCTCGTCGACGCGGACCTCCGGCGGCCGTCGGTCGCCCGGTACCTGGGGGTCGAGGGCTCGGTCGGGCTGACGACGATCCTCATCGGGAAGGTGGGCGTCGAGGACGCCCTGCAGCCCTGGGGCAACGCCAACCTCGACGTCATCGCCTCCGGGCAGATCCCGCCGAACCCGAGCGAGCTGCTCGGGGCGGCCCCGATGACGCAGCTCCTGGACCGGCTGCGGGCCGACTACGACGTGATCGTGATCGACACGCCCCCGCTCCTCCCGGTCACCGACGCGGCGATCCTCGCGAAGGGGGTCGGCGGCGCGATCGTCGTGGTCGGTGCCGGCACCGTGCACCGGGACCAGCTGGAGACCGCGCTCTCTGCTCTGGTCACCGTGGGCGTCCCCCCGCTGGGGATCGTCGTCAACCGCGTGCCGGTGCGGGGCCCCGGTGCGGGCGCGTACGAGTACGCCTACCAGGAGTACACCGCGGACGAGCCCGGCGCGTCCGCGGGCACGACGCGCCGCGGGGCCCGGGGTCGCGCGGGCGGGGCGCGTCGGCACGCGCGTCGGCCGACGCCGCAGGGCGCCACCGCGCCGGCCGTCCCGGGTGCGTGGGCGCGCGTCGGCGCCGAGGAGCCGGGACGGGTCGCCCCGTCCGACGGTGCGGCAGACGGTGCGGCACCGGACGCCGCACGAGGGGACCGGGACGCCGCGGACGAGCCGGCGGTCTCGGTCGGCCGTCGCGTCCGTGCGGGGACCTTCGACGAGGTGGTGCTGCCGAGCGAGCGGCAGTGA
- a CDS encoding GDP-L-fucose synthase: MTTPDERDLVRHETAPLDRDAVFYVAGHRGLVGSAIWRRLERAGFSRLVGQTSAELDLTDRDAVHDFFRAHRPRYVVLAAAKVGGIMANAAYPVDFLSENVRIQVNVLDAARTSEVERLLFLGSSCIYPRLAPQPIVEEALLTGPLEPTNDAYAIAKITGILQVQAVRRQDGLPWISAMPTNLYGPGDNFSPTGSHVLPALIRRYDEAVRTGAREVTNWGTGSPRRELLHSDDMADACLHLLEHYDGPVQVNVGTGQDVTVRELAETVADVVGYDGATRWDTSRPDGTPQKLLDVSRLRASGWEARTGLREGIERTVAWYREQAGRVRA; encoded by the coding sequence ATGACGACGCCCGACGAGCGCGACCTCGTCCGCCACGAAACGGCGCCGCTCGACCGGGACGCCGTCTTCTACGTCGCCGGCCACCGCGGCCTGGTCGGCTCGGCGATCTGGCGCCGGCTGGAACGGGCGGGGTTCTCCCGGCTCGTGGGGCAGACCTCCGCGGAGCTCGACCTCACCGACCGCGACGCCGTGCACGACTTCTTCCGTGCGCACCGCCCGCGCTACGTCGTCCTCGCGGCGGCGAAGGTCGGCGGGATCATGGCGAACGCGGCGTACCCGGTCGACTTCCTCAGCGAGAACGTCCGCATCCAGGTGAACGTCCTCGACGCCGCGCGGACGTCCGAGGTCGAGCGGCTGCTGTTCCTGGGCTCGTCGTGCATCTACCCGCGGCTCGCGCCGCAGCCCATCGTCGAGGAGGCGCTGCTGACGGGGCCCCTCGAACCGACCAACGACGCCTACGCGATCGCGAAGATCACCGGCATCCTGCAGGTCCAGGCGGTCCGCCGCCAGGACGGGCTGCCGTGGATCTCGGCCATGCCGACGAACCTCTACGGACCCGGCGACAACTTCTCGCCGACCGGGTCGCACGTGCTGCCCGCGCTGATCCGGCGCTACGACGAGGCCGTGCGGACCGGCGCCCGGGAGGTGACGAACTGGGGGACGGGGTCGCCACGGCGAGAGCTCCTGCACAGCGACGACATGGCCGACGCGTGCCTGCACCTCCTGGAGCACTACGACGGCCCCGTCCAGGTCAACGTCGGCACCGGGCAGGACGTCACCGTCCGCGAGCTCGCCGAGACGGTCGCCGACGTCGTCGGGTACGACGGCGCGACGCGCTGGGACACGTCGCGGCCGGACGGCACGCCGCAGAAGCTGCTCGACGTGTCCCGGCTGCGCGCGAGCGGCTGGGAGGCGAGGACGGGGCTGCGCGAGGGGATCGAGCGGACCGTGGCGTGGTACCGCGAGCAGGCCGGGCGGGTCCGCGCGTGA
- the gmd gene encoding GDP-mannose 4,6-dehydratase, whose amino-acid sequence MTKKALISGITGQDGSYLAELLLRKGYEVHGLIRRASTFNTARIDHLYQDPHEEDARLFLHYADLSDGARLVSLIAQICPDEVYNLAAQSHVRVSFDEPEHTADTTGTGAIRLLEAVRLAGVETRYYQASSSELYGATPPPQNETTPFHPRSPYAAAKLYAYWITKNYREAYDMFAVNGILFNHESPRRGETFVTRKITRAVAAIQAGRQEHLYLGNLDAVRDWGYAAEYVEGMWRMLQAERPDDYVLATGIGLSVRDFLQEAFAHAGLDWERHVRFDERYLRPTEVDALVGDPSRAHVDLGWKPTVDGRELARIMVDADVEALSHAGSPWIDRVALATWDAA is encoded by the coding sequence ATGACGAAGAAGGCACTGATCTCGGGGATCACGGGGCAGGACGGCTCGTACCTCGCGGAGCTCCTGCTCCGCAAGGGGTACGAGGTGCACGGGCTGATCCGCCGCGCCTCGACGTTCAACACGGCGCGGATCGACCACCTCTACCAGGACCCGCACGAGGAGGACGCGCGGCTCTTCCTGCACTACGCGGACCTGTCCGACGGCGCGCGCCTCGTGTCGCTCATCGCGCAGATCTGCCCGGACGAGGTCTACAACCTCGCGGCGCAGTCCCACGTGCGGGTCTCGTTCGACGAGCCCGAGCACACGGCGGACACTACGGGGACGGGGGCGATCCGCCTGCTCGAGGCGGTGCGCCTGGCGGGCGTGGAGACGCGCTACTACCAGGCGTCGTCGTCCGAGCTCTACGGCGCCACCCCGCCGCCGCAGAACGAGACGACGCCGTTCCACCCGCGCTCGCCCTACGCGGCGGCCAAGCTCTACGCATACTGGATCACGAAGAACTACCGCGAGGCCTACGACATGTTCGCGGTCAACGGGATCCTCTTCAACCACGAGAGCCCGCGCCGCGGCGAGACGTTCGTGACCCGCAAGATCACGCGCGCCGTGGCGGCCATCCAGGCCGGTCGTCAGGAGCACCTGTACCTGGGCAACCTCGACGCCGTCCGTGACTGGGGGTACGCGGCCGAGTACGTCGAGGGCATGTGGCGGATGCTGCAGGCCGAGCGGCCGGACGACTACGTCCTCGCCACGGGGATCGGGCTGTCGGTACGCGACTTCCTCCAGGAGGCGTTCGCCCACGCGGGGCTCGACTGGGAGCGGCACGTGCGGTTCGACGAGCGCTACCTGCGCCCGACGGAGGTCGACGCCCTCGTCGGCGACCCCAGCCGGGCGCACGTCGACCTCGGGTGGAAGCCGACCGTCGACGGGCGCGAGCTCGCGCGCATCATGGTCGACGCGGACGTCGAGGCCCTGAGCCACGCCGGGTCGCCGTGGATCGACCGGGTCGCGCTCGCGACGTGGGACGCGGCATGA